The following coding sequences lie in one Myxococcus xanthus genomic window:
- a CDS encoding gluconate 2-dehydrogenase subunit 3 family protein — protein sequence MTRAHSNRGRLSRRSLIQRLTFLGGGVVLLGPACKRSSESQEKAPPSDTGPLAAKQDGQAPRTFSSFEYAVVAAATERILPRDEDPGALDANVPVYIDRILQTPELEPVREDFLSGVAALERRAQRMHQKGFAALTAEQQDELLTLFKDSPPRSGEAHFFELLTVMTLEGFLGDPSYGGNQGKVGWRLMGFDTVGTVASAPPEGYDGPKCLRECGVHR from the coding sequence ATGACACGTGCGCATTCCAACCGGGGGCGCCTGTCCCGGCGCTCCCTCATCCAGCGGCTGACCTTCCTGGGCGGAGGTGTGGTGCTGCTCGGCCCCGCCTGCAAGCGCTCCTCCGAATCGCAAGAGAAGGCGCCTCCCTCCGACACCGGTCCGCTGGCGGCGAAGCAGGACGGCCAGGCCCCGCGCACCTTCTCCTCCTTCGAATACGCGGTGGTGGCCGCGGCCACCGAGCGCATCCTCCCCCGGGATGAAGACCCGGGCGCCCTCGATGCGAACGTCCCCGTCTACATCGACCGCATCCTCCAGACACCTGAGCTGGAGCCCGTGCGCGAGGACTTCCTCTCCGGCGTGGCGGCCCTGGAGCGCCGCGCCCAGCGCATGCACCAGAAGGGCTTCGCCGCCCTGACGGCCGAGCAGCAGGACGAACTGCTCACCCTCTTCAAGGACAGCCCGCCTCGCAGCGGCGAGGCGCACTTCTTCGAGCTGCTGACGGTGATGACGCTGGAGGGCTTCCTCGGGGACCCGTCCTACGGCGGCAACCAGGGCAAGGTGGGCTGGCGGCTGATGGGCTTCGACACCGTGGGCACCGTCGCCTCCGCGCCCCCCGAAGGCTACGACGGGCCCAAGTGCCTGCGTGAATGTGGGGTACACCGGTGA